A segment of the Gemmatimonadota bacterium genome:
CGGGCAAGGTCGTCGACACCCCCAATGGCTATACCGTCGACGGAGCGCTCGAGATGGCACTACCTGCGGGCAACTCCGTCACCTTCGAGAAGGCCAACCTGAACGTCGCTGTGAACGCAGCAGGGAAGGTGACGAACATCAGCGGCACGGCTGTCATCCCCTCCCCACACGAGCGCATCGAGTTCGCGGATCCCGTCGAGGCCGATATCGGGTTGTTCTCGGGCAGGTACCTGAACCAGACCCGCGAGTTCGACATCCTTCTCAAAGACGACACCGACTACTTCGTCTTCCACATCAAGACCGCGTTCGAGATGCGGGTCGCCACGGGTGAGACGGGCGCGAACGCGGTCAAGCCCATCAAGATCGCCGCGCCCATCGGCTACGAGATCTTGATGATCATGGACTACACCGATCCGATGTATTTCGTGTACGGATCGCACGATCTGATCGGGGACGCCGGGATCGGCTGGTCCCTGCATGGCCGCATCCCCTTCGTGCCGACGCATCCGGTCGCAGAGGTCGGATCCCGCATCAACTTCGACGGGAAGAACATCCGCACGGGCACCTTCCCGCTCTATGGGGCGGTGAGCGTCCACGGCGTGTTGGTGGACAATCAGGTCAACGAGGCGCATCTGTCGGCGGAAGATCCCTTCGCCAGCTCGCTGACCGTGGGCTACCAGGCCGGAATCAACGGTGAGATGTCGCTGGGGCTGGGACTCAAGCTGAGCAAGAAGCCCAACAGTCCCTTGAACGAGATCTTCGGGTTCGAGATCCCCCTGGCCAGCGCGTCCGCCGGTGTCCTGGCGGAAGCGGGCACCAGGAGCGGCCTGGTCGGGCATGCGTACATCCACGGAGAGACGGCGGGCTACTCCTGGTGGCCCACCTTCATCCCCTTTACGCCGGCCGCCGCCATGGTGGCCGAAGGCGTGATCTCGAGCGACGGCGACTTCCGGATCGAGTTGGCAGGTCAGATGGGGATCGACGTCGTGGGCGAGTTCTACGGCATGACGGCTCAGGTTCAGATGCTGCCGGACGCGCTCACCATCCGCGGGGCGGTCGAGGCCGGTCGCACCACGCCCTTGGCCATCACCGGAACCGTGACCGCCGAGACCACGACCATCGCCTTGAATCCACCGGTCGAGATCTACGACGCCATGTTCGACGCGGTGCAGGCGGAGGTGGGAGCGGCCATCGCAGACGCCCAGAAGGCGTACGACGACGTGGTCCAGGCCACCAAGGACTACGAGTTCGAGTGGAGCCTACGTGGCTTCCGTCAGGCCATTCCCCCGGCCATGGATCAGGCCAAGGTCACGATCGATCAGGTGATCACGAGCCGGCTCAACGCCCACAAGGGGACGGTCTACTACTCGAGCCTCTCGAGCGCCCTGCGCTCCTTCCAGTCCGGCTTGAACCGGCAGCTCGACGCGCTGAAGGCCCAGGCGCTGCAGATCCAGGACAACGACGCCACGCGCCGCCTGCTCGAGCAGTACCTGCGCACCATCGCCAACCTGCGCAACGTGAGCTACACATACCGCTACAAGGTCCTGGGCGTGACGATCAAGACCGTAACGGTCAACGTGACCACCATGAGCGCCACGGCGCAGCAGGCGCTGCTGACCGCCGCCGACAACGTCAAGAACATCAAGGCGACCTCGGACATCAAGATCAAGGCCGAGACGATCTACAATCAGATCCCTTCCAAGGCCCTGTTCGAGAGCCTGAAGGACCAGATCGTCGACGGCGTCATCCCCGTGCCGCGGCTCACCGAGATTGGCCTGATCATGGGGAATCTCACGCCTACCTATGAGGTCTACGCGGTGTTGGACGGCAGCTGGACGTCGCTGGGCAAGATCAACCTCTTCGACATCCCCGCGCTCGCGGCGGACCTGGCTCGAAAGGCGGTCGAAGCGGTGCTGAGCGTGTAGAGGTGCGAGCGGAAGCAGCGAAGCGAGCACCCATGAGGGGGGCGGCCGGGATCCCGCCCCCCTCGCTTCTTGCTCCGGTCCGAGGGACGCGTCGTCGATCCCCGACTTGCCGACGTAGCGCCGGCGCAGTACGCGTTGTGCACCTTTCCCCGGACCGGAGCACCCGATGCCCCACCCGACCCCATGGTTGCGCCCCTCCTGGCCGGCCGTCCTGGCCACGCTGACCGTAGCCGCCCTGGCCGGCTGTGCCCCCGCCGAGAGCGGAACCGCCACCGACGCCACCGTCTTCGAGGGGGCACGCGTCGTCGTGGGGGATGGCAGCGCTCCCATCGATGACGCGGTGTTCGTGGTGCAGGACGGACGATTCACACAGGTGGGCGTCCGCGGCGAGGTGGAGATCCCGGGCCGCGCTACCCACGTGGACCTCACAGGGAAGACCGTGATCCCCGCTCTCGTGAATGCGCACGTGCACCTGAGCGTGGACCGGCCCTCCCGTACGCTCGACCTCCAGCACATGGCCTACTACGGCACCGGCACCGCACTGAGCCTCGGTCTCGACAGCGGCAGCGTCGCCTTCGCGATGCGCGACGAACGCGTTCCGGACGGGTCACGCGCCCTCTCGGCGGGTCGCGGCATCACTTCGCCTGAACCGGGTCGGACGGAGGTCCCCTACTGGGTCACCACCGAAGCGGAAGCGCGAGCGGCTGTGCAGGAGCTGGCGGCGCAGCAGGTGGATTTCGTCAAGATCTGGGTGGACGACCGCGGAGGTCAGTACGAGCGTCTGTCTCCTCCGCTCTACGGAGCGGTGATCGACGAAGCACACCGCCACGGCCTTCCGGTAACGGCCCACATCTTCCGTTTGGAAGACGCCAAGGGCCTGATCCGGGCCGGCGTGGATGCGTTCGCCCACGGCGTGCGGGACCAGGAGATCGACGACGAGCTCGTCACGCTCTGGCAAGCCCACCCGAACGTGGTGCTGGTCCCCAACCTACCGGATCCGGGGGTTGCCCAGGATCTCTCGTGGCTGAGCGGTACCGTGCCGCCGGACGAGTTGGCGCGGATGCAGGACGCCTCGGTCGATCGCCCCGCGGCCCAAGCCTCCTTTGCAGTGCAGGCCCGCAACCTGGCGCGCTTGAGTGAATCCGGGATCCGCATCGCGTTCGGCACCGACGGCAACACCCCCTGGGCGGTCCATCAGGAGATGGAGGACATGGTGCGGTCCGGCATGACACCGGCTGCAGTGCTCGCCGCCGCCACCGGGACATCGGCAGCGCTGCTGGGATTGGAGGATGTGGGTACGATCGGGGTGGGAACGTCCGCCGACTTCGTGGTGCTGAACGGGAATCCGCTTACAGACATCACGCGTACGCGCGCCATCGACCGGGTCTACCTGCGTGGTGTCGTCATCGATCGCGCCGCCCTGAGCGCGCGACTCCTGGGGTCGGCGGCACCGTAGCGGGGGGCGCAGGGGCGTCGCAGGGTTGATGCATCGTCTCCCCCGAACGCGGGCAGCCCCTACGCGCGGGGCACCCCACGTGTGCAGGCTTCCCTAGCGGCTCGGAACCCCCACGGCCGCCCCGCTTCCGCGTGGATCGGCGATCCCGATCATGCCTCCGCTATGCGCGTCGTAGCGGATGGCGGATACGTTGGCGACACTCTCGCCCAACCGATTGCGGATCTCGTAGCCGAACGCCTGCAGCTGCGCCTGCAGATCCTGGGGCCAATCGGCTTCCAGGTACAGCACATCGGGCTCCGCCGGCTCAACGTGCAGTCGGGGCGCCGCCATGGCCTCCTCGAAGCCGGTACCGTGGTCGATGGTCCGTGACAGGACCTGGACGATGGCCGAGAGGATGCGCCGCGACCCCGATGCGCCGATGACCATCTCCAACGTTCCCTCCGGCCCCACGACCAGCGAGGGGGACTGTCGGGACGAGGCGCGGTCACCGGGGCCCAGGGCCCGAATCCCCGACGAGGCAGCCGTCCCGGTCAGGTAGCCCATGGTGGCCGAATACGCGAAGCCGAGCCCCGGCGCCGCCACCCGGGAGCCCATGGTGGGCCCGAGCGACTGGGTCAGGGAGACCGCCCGACCTTCGCGGTCCACGACGGACAGGTGGGTGGTGTGACCGTCCGGGAAGACCCCCACCCGTTCCGGTACTCGAGGGGCCGCAGCCGTCTCCCGGGGAACGCGGATGGCCGCCGCCCGCTGGTCGAGTCGGGCAGGATCGAGCAGCCAGGCCAGACGATCGGGGCGAGGGAAGGTTTCGGCGGGCCCCATGTTGGCGAGATCGACGAGCCG
Coding sequences within it:
- a CDS encoding amidohydrolase family protein, whose product is MPHPTPWLRPSWPAVLATLTVAALAGCAPAESGTATDATVFEGARVVVGDGSAPIDDAVFVVQDGRFTQVGVRGEVEIPGRATHVDLTGKTVIPALVNAHVHLSVDRPSRTLDLQHMAYYGTGTALSLGLDSGSVAFAMRDERVPDGSRALSAGRGITSPEPGRTEVPYWVTTEAEARAAVQELAAQQVDFVKIWVDDRGGQYERLSPPLYGAVIDEAHRHGLPVTAHIFRLEDAKGLIRAGVDAFAHGVRDQEIDDELVTLWQAHPNVVLVPNLPDPGVAQDLSWLSGTVPPDELARMQDASVDRPAAQASFAVQARNLARLSESGIRIAFGTDGNTPWAVHQEMEDMVRSGMTPAAVLAAATGTSAALLGLEDVGTIGVGTSADFVVLNGNPLTDITRTRAIDRVYLRGVVIDRAALSARLLGSAAP